The proteins below come from a single Streptomyces sp. MRC013 genomic window:
- a CDS encoding NADH-quinone oxidoreductase subunit C: protein MTDQSSKPNPDEEIGAQNLPGQRGDLGEEIRVQRGMFGAAHGQDTSGYGGLVRSIRLPGPSARPYGGYFDEVADELEGALEEQGVVPENAIEKTVVDRGELTFHIAREHLVRVARTLRDDPALRFELCLGVSGVHYPGDEGRELHAVHHLRSITHGRRLRLEVSAPDHDPHVPSLVPVYPTNDWHERETYDFFGLVFDGHPALTRIMMPDDWQGFPQRKDYPLGGIPVEYKGAQIPAPDQRRSYS, encoded by the coding sequence GTGACCGACCAGTCGAGCAAGCCGAATCCCGACGAGGAGATCGGCGCGCAGAACCTCCCCGGCCAGCGCGGGGACCTCGGCGAGGAGATCCGCGTCCAGCGCGGCATGTTCGGCGCCGCGCACGGCCAGGACACCTCCGGCTACGGCGGCCTCGTCCGCTCGATCCGCCTCCCCGGCCCGTCCGCCCGCCCCTACGGGGGGTACTTCGACGAGGTCGCCGACGAGCTGGAGGGCGCCCTGGAGGAACAGGGCGTCGTCCCGGAGAACGCCATCGAGAAGACCGTCGTCGACCGGGGCGAACTCACCTTCCACATCGCGCGCGAGCACCTCGTCCGCGTCGCCCGCACCCTGCGCGACGACCCCGCCCTCCGCTTCGAGCTGTGCCTGGGCGTCAGCGGCGTCCACTACCCCGGCGACGAGGGCCGCGAGCTGCACGCCGTCCACCACCTGCGCTCGATCACCCACGGGCGGCGCCTGCGGCTGGAGGTCAGCGCGCCCGACCACGACCCGCACGTCCCGTCCCTCGTCCCCGTCTACCCGACCAACGACTGGCACGAGCGCGAGACGTACGACTTCTTCGGGCTGGTCTTCGACGGCCACCCGGCCCTCACCCGGATCATGATGCCGGACGACTGGCAGGGCTTCCCGCAGCGCAAGGACTACCCCCTCGGCGGCATCCCCGTCGAGTACAAGGGCGCCCAGATCCCGGCTCCGGACCAGCGGAGGTCGTACTCGTGA
- a CDS encoding NADH-quinone oxidoreductase subunit B, giving the protein MGLEEKLPSGFLLTTVEQAAGWVRKSSLFPATFGLACCAIEMMTTGAGRYDLARFGMEVFRGSPRQADLMIVAGRVSQKMAPVLRQVYDQMPDPKWVISMGVCASSGGMFNNYAIVQGVDHVVPVDIYLPGCPPRPEMLLDAILKLHQKIQSSKLGVNAREAAREAEEAALKALPTIEMKGLLR; this is encoded by the coding sequence ATGGGACTCGAAGAGAAGCTGCCGAGCGGATTCCTGCTGACGACGGTCGAGCAGGCCGCGGGATGGGTGCGCAAGTCGTCGCTCTTCCCCGCGACCTTCGGCCTCGCCTGCTGCGCCATCGAGATGATGACCACCGGCGCCGGGCGGTACGACCTGGCGCGGTTCGGGATGGAGGTCTTCCGCGGCTCGCCGCGCCAGGCCGACCTGATGATCGTGGCCGGCCGGGTCAGCCAGAAGATGGCCCCGGTCCTGCGCCAGGTCTACGACCAGATGCCCGACCCGAAGTGGGTGATCTCCATGGGCGTCTGCGCCTCCTCCGGGGGCATGTTCAACAACTACGCGATCGTGCAGGGCGTCGACCACGTCGTACCGGTCGACATCTACCTGCCCGGCTGCCCGCCCCGCCCCGAGATGCTGCTGGACGCGATCCTCAAGCTCCACCAGAAGATCCAGTCGTCCAAGCTCGGCGTCAACGCGCGCGAAGCGGCCCGCGAGGCGGAGGAGGCGGCGCTCAAGGCCCTCCCGACGATCGAGATGAAGGGGCTGCTGCGGTGA
- a CDS encoding NADH-quinone oxidoreductase subunit A, which translates to MNAYTPILVLGALGAAFAIFSVVMATLIGPRKYNRAKLEAYECGIEPTPTPAGGGRFPIKYYLTAMLFIVFDIEIVFLYPWAVTFDALGLFGLVEMLLFVLTVFVAYAYVWRRGGLEWD; encoded by the coding sequence GTGAATGCGTACACGCCCATCCTCGTGCTCGGCGCCCTCGGAGCAGCGTTTGCGATCTTCTCCGTGGTCATGGCCACGCTCATCGGCCCGAGGAAGTACAACAGGGCGAAGCTCGAGGCGTACGAGTGCGGCATCGAGCCGACCCCGACGCCGGCCGGAGGCGGCCGCTTCCCGATCAAGTACTACCTGACGGCGATGCTCTTCATCGTCTTCGACATCGAGATCGTCTTCCTCTACCCCTGGGCCGTCACCTTCGACGCCCTGGGGCTTTTCGGGCTCGTGGAGATGCTCCTCTTCGTGCTCACGGTCTTCGTCGCCTACGCGTACGTCTGGCGGCGCGGCGGCCTGGAATGGGACTGA
- a CDS encoding C40 family peptidase — MSHTAHIPSHRKPRRSSSKLTLRAGVAGGVLSTIAVAASPAHAEPVTETLEMPALTDLDLSGALSTAVAASAEATEHDALAQDLRAQEDAAAVKAAKEAKKAKAEAERKAEAERKAKEAEEKALAEAQERASRSDGRDSLPARSDGDGGDSDHVGAPATGSAAAIVAFARAQVGDAYVMGATGPNAWDCSGLVQAAYRQAGIDLPRVSSSQSSMGTSVSLDDLQPGDILYWGSRSGSYHVAVYVGGGMYVGAQNPSTGVVKRSLDWDRPSGAVRIL, encoded by the coding sequence ATGTCCCACACCGCTCACATACCCAGCCACCGGAAGCCCCGCCGCAGCTCGTCGAAGCTCACGCTGCGCGCCGGAGTCGCCGGTGGCGTCCTCAGCACCATCGCGGTGGCCGCGTCCCCGGCCCACGCCGAGCCGGTGACCGAGACCCTCGAGATGCCCGCGCTCACCGACCTGGACCTGTCGGGCGCGCTGTCCACCGCCGTCGCCGCCTCCGCGGAGGCGACCGAGCACGACGCCCTCGCCCAGGACCTGCGTGCGCAGGAGGACGCGGCGGCCGTCAAGGCGGCGAAGGAGGCCAAGAAGGCCAAGGCGGAGGCGGAGCGCAAGGCCGAGGCGGAGCGCAAGGCGAAGGAGGCCGAGGAGAAGGCCCTCGCCGAGGCGCAGGAGCGTGCCTCCCGGTCCGACGGGCGCGACTCGCTGCCCGCGCGGTCCGACGGGGACGGCGGCGACAGCGACCACGTCGGCGCCCCGGCGACCGGCTCGGCCGCCGCCATCGTCGCCTTCGCCCGCGCGCAGGTCGGCGACGCGTACGTCATGGGCGCCACGGGCCCCAACGCCTGGGACTGCTCCGGCCTCGTGCAGGCCGCCTACCGCCAGGCCGGCATCGACCTGCCGCGCGTCTCCAGCTCCCAGTCGAGCATGGGCACCTCCGTCTCCCTGGACGACCTCCAGCCGGGCGACATCCTCTACTGGGGCAGCCGCAGCGGCTCGTACCACGTCGCCGTCTACGTCGGCGGCGGCATGTACGTCGGCGCGCAGAACCCCAGCACCGGCGTGGTCAAGCGCTCCCTGGACTGGGACCGCCCGTCCGGCGCCGTCCGCATCCTCTGA
- a CDS encoding ATP-binding protein: MNTAALPLPEPPTGGASYRLTAPNLPTTPKIARDWVVLVLRAANLPRLVEPARLCTSEVVTNAHRHSRTPSITVEVALAGRRTAVLVHDDGPAGLPLPVPSGRYTGQEHGRGLLLVDSLADDWGVLVLDDRTKAVRFTLVDRDDRDDRDDRNDREGGDAA; the protein is encoded by the coding sequence ATGAACACCGCAGCCTTACCGCTTCCCGAACCACCGACGGGGGGCGCGAGTTACCGGCTCACGGCCCCGAACCTGCCGACCACGCCGAAGATCGCCCGGGACTGGGTGGTCCTGGTCCTGCGGGCCGCGAACCTCCCGCGGCTCGTCGAGCCGGCCCGGCTCTGCACCTCCGAGGTGGTCACCAACGCCCACCGGCACAGCCGCACCCCGTCGATCACCGTCGAGGTGGCCCTCGCGGGGCGGCGGACGGCCGTGCTCGTACACGACGACGGGCCCGCCGGGCTACCGCTGCCCGTGCCCTCCGGCCGGTACACGGGGCAGGAGCACGGGCGGGGCCTGCTCCTGGTCGACTCCCTCGCCGACGACTGGGGCGTCCTGGTCCTGGACGACCGTACGAAGGCGGTCCGCTTCACGCTCGTCGACCGGGATGACCGGGATGACCGGGACGACCGGAACGACCGGGAGGGGGGTGACGCCGCGTGA
- a CDS encoding Scr1 family TA system antitoxin-like transcriptional regulator has translation MPPRKAPTARQRRLGSELRKLREHAGLSLVDAGALLSTDRTSISNTESGRFGVSAERVRTWASLYGCPDEKYVEALADMAEERGKGWWEDYRNDLSAGALDLAELEHHARALRAVQIMHVPGLLQTEDYARAVFEEAVPPLSPIDLRRRLSHRLKRRDVLDRPNPPSCTFLIHEAALRMTFGGPEIARSQLDYLLRQSERDNVTVRVIPFSVGGFPNAGSSTLYAYGVVPQLDTVQTDTPHGPAFLDAETRLANYRAVLDRTEEKSLDPERTRDFIREVAQGI, from the coding sequence ATGCCACCCAGGAAGGCCCCGACCGCGCGGCAGCGCCGGCTCGGTTCGGAGCTGCGCAAACTCAGGGAGCACGCCGGCCTATCGCTCGTCGACGCGGGAGCGCTGCTCAGCACCGATCGGACCAGCATCAGCAACACCGAGTCGGGCCGGTTCGGCGTGAGCGCCGAGCGCGTGCGCACGTGGGCGAGCCTGTACGGATGCCCGGACGAGAAGTACGTCGAGGCGCTCGCGGACATGGCCGAGGAACGTGGAAAGGGATGGTGGGAGGACTACCGGAACGACCTTTCCGCCGGTGCACTCGACCTGGCCGAGCTGGAGCACCATGCGCGTGCGCTTCGCGCCGTCCAAATCATGCACGTACCCGGGCTGCTTCAGACCGAGGACTACGCCCGGGCCGTCTTCGAGGAAGCCGTTCCGCCGCTCAGCCCGATAGACCTCCGGCGACGACTTTCGCACCGCTTGAAGCGCCGCGACGTACTCGACCGCCCGAACCCGCCGAGCTGCACCTTCCTCATCCACGAGGCCGCGCTGCGCATGACCTTCGGCGGACCCGAGATCGCCCGTTCCCAACTCGACTACCTGCTCAGGCAGTCCGAACGGGACAACGTGACCGTGCGCGTCATCCCGTTCAGCGTCGGGGGTTTCCCGAACGCCGGAAGCTCGACACTCTATGCGTACGGGGTGGTGCCCCAGCTCGACACGGTGCAGACGGACACGCCGCACGGTCCTGCGTTCCTGGACGCCGAGACGCGTCTCGCCAACTACCGAGCCGTTCTTGACCGGACCGAGGAGAAATCGCTCGACCCCGAGCGAACACGTGACTTTATTCGTGAAGTGGCACAAGGAATATGA
- a CDS encoding DUF397 domain-containing protein has product MEINWQKSSYSTDSEGNCLELAKHGGEILVRESDNPDVIVRTSREKLLAFLLGAKDGEFDHLL; this is encoded by the coding sequence ATGGAAATAAACTGGCAAAAGTCCTCGTACTCAACGGACTCCGAGGGCAACTGCCTGGAGCTCGCCAAGCACGGCGGCGAGATCCTCGTGCGCGAAAGCGACAACCCCGACGTGATCGTGCGCACGAGCCGCGAGAAGTTGCTCGCCTTCCTGCTGGGCGCGAAGGACGGCGAGTTCGACCACCTGCTCTGA
- a CDS encoding nucleic acid/nucleotide deaminase domain-containing protein, with amino-acid sequence MPSPDPGRPVELLQHFGKGGLRRFERASVVGANLPEAALITLETVGVPRSVAPYFEAPQSGTPVALGVFAAHSSRSRAYPAMESWPRIGGDGLANLCIRPDGAVQAVLLEDAGDDMFVNMDVSKLNASLLALDRAQPLIATSAGLTEAAAVFRDLYTELRQIDSVAFSNRESWWPRVLDDVRHTLNFPFSAAFEYVDQAGAKQVVTESTGPGQPHPEELAWRRLAADGVNSSQVRRVYSELEPCLMPGHYCAVWLQEMFPHAEFTHSFDYGGTAESREEGLKQLITHAAQQARSR; translated from the coding sequence ATGCCTTCCCCTGATCCGGGTCGACCTGTCGAACTGCTGCAGCACTTCGGCAAGGGAGGTCTAAGGCGGTTCGAGCGAGCCAGTGTGGTTGGTGCCAACCTCCCTGAAGCGGCTCTCATCACGTTGGAGACCGTGGGTGTGCCGCGGAGTGTTGCTCCTTACTTCGAAGCGCCGCAGTCTGGCACCCCAGTGGCTCTCGGCGTGTTTGCTGCGCACTCGTCCCGGTCGCGGGCGTACCCTGCAATGGAGTCCTGGCCCAGGATCGGCGGCGACGGATTGGCCAATCTGTGCATACGACCAGATGGCGCCGTGCAGGCTGTTCTGCTGGAGGATGCTGGCGACGACATGTTCGTGAACATGGACGTATCCAAGTTGAACGCCTCTCTGCTGGCCCTGGACCGGGCCCAGCCGCTGATCGCCACATCCGCCGGGCTGACGGAAGCGGCAGCGGTGTTCCGAGACCTGTACACGGAACTACGGCAAATCGATTCCGTCGCGTTCTCCAATCGAGAGAGCTGGTGGCCACGGGTCTTGGACGACGTGCGACACACCCTGAACTTTCCTTTTTCTGCGGCCTTCGAGTATGTGGATCAGGCTGGGGCCAAGCAGGTGGTCACTGAATCCACGGGACCTGGGCAGCCCCATCCTGAGGAGCTTGCCTGGCGACGCTTGGCCGCTGACGGTGTGAATTCGTCTCAGGTCCGCCGCGTCTATAGCGAACTTGAGCCCTGCCTGATGCCTGGCCACTACTGCGCCGTTTGGCTGCAGGAGATGTTCCCGCACGCCGAGTTCACACACAGCTTCGACTACGGAGGAACAGCTGAGTCACGAGAAGAGGGGTTGAAGCAGCTGATCACTCATGCGGCGCAGCAGGCAAGGAGCCGCTGA
- a CDS encoding transposase family protein: protein MVTYVATLDVPRPVVEYLSRLLAAHRRRIGTPKGSRALGPFRQAVLVLRWFRERGCVHCLARDAAISQATGYRYLHEGIDVLAEKAPDLHEVLSRCRRAGMTHVILDGTLIPCDRVAGVRENGNDLWFSQKHKAFGGNVQFLSAPDGTPLWVSDVEPGSTPDITAARTHALPALYKAAASGLPTLADKGYTGAGIGIRVPVRRPKGKSEQALHADTRMFNALVRHVRALGERTAAELKQRWRTLQHVTLSPNRIGDIARAALVLNEIWK from the coding sequence TTGGTCACCTATGTTGCCACGCTCGACGTCCCGCGCCCTGTCGTGGAGTATCTGTCCCGCTTGCTGGCCGCGCACCGGCGGCGCATCGGCACGCCGAAGGGCTCGCGGGCGCTGGGCCCGTTCCGCCAGGCCGTGCTGGTGCTGCGCTGGTTTCGCGAGCGGGGGTGTGTGCACTGTCTGGCCCGTGACGCCGCAATCTCCCAGGCCACCGGCTACCGCTACCTGCACGAAGGCATCGACGTCCTCGCCGAGAAGGCCCCGGACCTGCACGAGGTCCTCTCCCGCTGCCGACGCGCCGGCATGACACACGTGATCCTCGACGGGACGCTCATCCCCTGCGACCGCGTGGCCGGCGTCCGTGAGAACGGCAACGACCTGTGGTTCAGCCAGAAGCACAAGGCATTCGGTGGGAACGTCCAGTTCCTGTCCGCTCCGGACGGCACCCCGCTGTGGGTCTCCGACGTCGAACCCGGCTCGACCCCTGACATCACCGCCGCCCGCACCCACGCCCTGCCCGCCTTGTACAAAGCAGCGGCCAGCGGCCTGCCGACCCTGGCGGACAAGGGTTACACCGGCGCGGGTATCGGCATCCGCGTCCCCGTCCGTCGCCCGAAGGGCAAGTCGGAACAGGCACTCCACGCCGACACCCGCATGTTCAACGCCCTGGTACGGCACGTGAGGGCGCTGGGTGAGCGCACCGCCGCCGAACTCAAGCAGCGATGGCGCACCCTGCAGCACGTCACGCTCAGCCCCAACCGGATCGGCGACATCGCCCGAGCCGCCCTCGTCCTCAACGAAATCTGGAAGTGA
- a CDS encoding nucleic acid/nucleotide deaminase domain-containing protein yields the protein MAQDLVVEFDEFERAAGDYQKTATNFDKKKGEFKVGGNQRKVSVKKDSRFHKLATAMEKTEEAIEKKADEMVKILEDHGGKINKGKKDQKEVDEQQKKEMEKPRVRGDGDDDDTPMYLLNADGSVQVLNYDGTRESVSRTDRSGIWNVLEHDGTVWRAPKRGNPYTVPRGYKGSAVKSTKIAPGSTSLSRATEIARFAKGDYGGSNFAAARYVPPGKKDPIILIGDSEGPHSERLIGYPVLRHGQEQHITKVYTEREPCQKSPQCDKWLDLHFLSKNPKLEVEYANDYKQSITGSSRDKEHRDYMAELAKRHKRQGHP from the coding sequence ATGGCCCAGGATCTCGTCGTTGAGTTCGACGAGTTCGAGCGAGCAGCCGGCGACTACCAGAAGACCGCGACAAACTTCGACAAGAAGAAGGGCGAGTTCAAAGTCGGCGGGAACCAGCGCAAGGTCTCGGTAAAGAAGGACAGCCGGTTCCACAAGCTTGCCACCGCCATGGAAAAGACCGAAGAAGCGATTGAAAAAAAAGCCGACGAAATGGTCAAAATCCTCGAAGACCACGGCGGAAAGATCAACAAAGGCAAGAAAGACCAAAAGGAGGTGGATGAACAACAAAAAAAGGAGATGGAAAAGCCGAGGGTAAGGGGTGACGGCGATGACGACGACACCCCTATGTACCTTCTCAACGCCGACGGGTCTGTACAAGTTCTGAATTACGACGGCACTCGGGAGTCCGTATCCAGGACAGACAGGTCCGGAATTTGGAATGTTCTCGAGCATGACGGAACGGTCTGGCGGGCGCCTAAAAGAGGCAACCCCTACACGGTTCCCAGAGGGTATAAAGGCTCCGCCGTCAAATCTACGAAGATCGCACCAGGCTCCACAAGTTTGTCTCGTGCCACAGAGATCGCCCGGTTCGCAAAAGGGGACTATGGCGGCAGCAACTTTGCGGCCGCTCGTTACGTTCCTCCGGGGAAAAAAGACCCGATAATACTGATAGGCGACAGCGAAGGACCGCACTCCGAACGCCTCATCGGGTACCCGGTGTTGCGCCACGGCCAAGAGCAGCACATCACGAAGGTCTACACAGAAAGAGAACCTTGCCAGAAATCTCCACAATGCGACAAGTGGCTGGACCTGCACTTCCTCTCCAAAAATCCTAAGCTTGAGGTAGAGTATGCCAACGACTACAAACAGAGCATAACTGGAAGCAGTCGCGACAAAGAGCACAGAGATTACATGGCCGAGCTGGCGAAACGCCACAAGCGGCAAGGCCACCCATAG
- a CDS encoding SUKH-4 family immunity protein, with amino-acid sequence MLASIPAGKVISTFGLERVTYYPRTPGAHLHAPTAHFLSSVGLPENRFFSARPELADETLSQPFYGPSVKASFERDGAECPPEAETWEELGVFQYAMVALDPTNGAVYAFPEGEVEYAPMHADVSSFVHSLIVLEQAELEYKEIKDGDYQAYDRLVSRMKQQITAVDETPFAHEDGEWTALFEEIRNGMWK; translated from the coding sequence ATGCTCGCCAGTATCCCTGCAGGCAAGGTCATCTCGACCTTTGGTCTTGAAAGGGTTACGTATTACCCGCGCACGCCCGGAGCCCACCTGCATGCGCCGACAGCCCATTTCCTCTCCAGTGTCGGACTACCCGAGAACCGATTCTTCTCCGCTCGCCCAGAGCTCGCAGACGAGACGCTCTCCCAGCCCTTTTACGGGCCAAGCGTCAAAGCTTCCTTCGAAAGGGATGGCGCTGAATGCCCTCCAGAAGCTGAAACATGGGAAGAACTGGGTGTGTTTCAGTACGCCATGGTCGCCCTGGATCCCACCAATGGTGCGGTCTACGCGTTTCCGGAGGGAGAAGTCGAGTATGCCCCCATGCACGCAGACGTCTCCTCGTTCGTGCACTCTCTTATCGTGCTTGAGCAGGCCGAGCTTGAGTACAAGGAGATCAAGGACGGCGACTATCAGGCGTACGACCGACTCGTGTCCCGCATGAAGCAACAGATCACAGCAGTGGACGAAACCCCTTTCGCGCACGAAGACGGCGAATGGACTGCATTGTTCGAGGAAATTCGTAACGGCATGTGGAAGTAG
- a CDS encoding SDR family oxidoreductase, with protein sequence MFGNRSKLALVTGANRGIGFEITRQLAENGVRVLLSGRDREAVGEAAKRLRDTGLAVEPLVLDVTDPDGVHAAAAAVEEEYGRLDILVNNAGIRIEEYGRKPSEQPLRKWRETFDTNLFGVVEVTTAFLPLLHRSAAGRIVNVSSLLGSLSTHSDPGSYAYSPMFKSLPAYSASKSAVNSWTVHLAYELRDTPIKVNAVHPGYTRTDMNDGAGDLEVADGARTSVTMALLDGDGPSGGYVHRGETVPW encoded by the coding sequence TTGTTCGGGAATCGATCCAAGCTGGCCCTCGTCACCGGTGCCAACCGGGGCATCGGGTTCGAGATCACGCGTCAGCTCGCCGAGAACGGCGTCCGGGTGCTCCTCTCCGGCCGCGACCGCGAGGCGGTCGGGGAAGCGGCGAAGAGGCTGCGGGACACCGGTCTCGCCGTCGAACCCCTCGTGCTGGACGTGACGGACCCGGACGGCGTCCACGCCGCCGCCGCGGCGGTCGAGGAGGAGTACGGCCGCCTCGACATCCTGGTCAACAACGCCGGCATCCGGATCGAGGAGTACGGGAGGAAGCCGTCGGAACAGCCGCTGCGGAAGTGGCGCGAGACCTTCGACACCAACCTGTTCGGCGTCGTCGAGGTGACCACGGCCTTCCTCCCCCTGCTCCACAGGTCCGCCGCCGGCCGCATCGTCAACGTCTCCAGCCTGCTCGGCTCGCTGAGTACGCACAGCGACCCCGGCTCCTACGCCTACAGCCCCATGTTCAAGTCGCTTCCCGCCTACAGCGCCTCCAAGAGCGCGGTGAACTCCTGGACCGTGCACCTGGCCTACGAACTGCGCGACACACCGATCAAGGTGAACGCGGTCCACCCGGGCTACACCAGGACCGACATGAACGACGGCGCGGGCGACCTCGAAGTCGCGGACGGCGCCAGGACGAGCGTCACCATGGCCCTGCTGGACGGCGACGGCCCGAGCGGCGGCTACGTCCACAGGGGGGAGACCGTGCCGTGGTAG
- a CDS encoding homoserine O-acetyltransferase, which translates to MREFIPPATRFVDLPDGFRMKRGGVLYGARIAYETFGRPNAERDNAVLVLTGLSADAHAASHPDDPTPGWWEVMLGPGKPIDTDLWHVICVNSLGSCRGSTGPPSIDPSTGEPYALGFPELSMEDIADAAAFTVRALGFESLACVIGTSMGGMSALSLLARHPGLARSHVNISGAVHSLPFSIAVRSLQREAIRFDPNWNRGRYDAENYPQRGMLTARKLGMITYRSPREWETRFGRARFRRDRGPDEDVFGPEFEVEGYLERHARRFSQRFDPNSYLYLSHCMDQFDLGETCAGDADEALSRIRLEKALVIGVRTDILFPLRQQRRIAEGLGADGSGVWFLPLDSREGHDAFLVDTERFGPPIAKFLAAL; encoded by the coding sequence ATGAGGGAATTCATCCCCCCGGCAACCCGCTTCGTCGACCTGCCCGACGGTTTCAGGATGAAACGCGGTGGTGTGCTGTACGGCGCGCGCATCGCCTACGAGACCTTCGGGCGGCCGAACGCGGAACGCGACAACGCCGTCCTGGTCCTCACCGGTCTCTCGGCCGACGCGCACGCGGCCTCCCACCCCGATGACCCCACCCCCGGCTGGTGGGAGGTCATGCTGGGGCCGGGCAAGCCCATCGACACGGACCTGTGGCACGTCATCTGCGTGAACTCGCTCGGCAGTTGCAGGGGGTCGACCGGCCCGCCCTCGATCGACCCGAGCACGGGCGAGCCCTACGCGCTCGGTTTCCCGGAGCTCTCGATGGAGGACATCGCCGACGCGGCGGCCTTCACGGTGCGGGCGCTGGGGTTCGAGAGCCTGGCCTGTGTGATCGGCACGTCCATGGGCGGCATGAGCGCGCTGTCGCTGCTGGCCCGCCACCCCGGCCTGGCACGCAGCCACGTCAACATCTCCGGAGCGGTCCACTCGCTGCCCTTCTCGATAGCGGTCCGCTCCCTGCAACGCGAGGCGATCCGGTTCGACCCGAACTGGAACCGGGGGCGGTACGACGCGGAGAACTACCCGCAGCGCGGCATGCTCACGGCCCGCAAACTGGGCATGATCACCTACCGCTCGCCCCGGGAGTGGGAGACCCGGTTCGGCCGCGCGCGCTTCAGGCGGGATCGCGGCCCCGACGAGGACGTCTTCGGCCCCGAGTTCGAGGTGGAGGGCTACCTGGAGCGCCACGCCCGGCGCTTCTCGCAGCGCTTCGACCCCAACAGCTACCTCTACCTGAGCCACTGCATGGACCAGTTCGACCTCGGCGAGACCTGTGCCGGCGACGCCGACGAGGCGCTCTCCCGGATCCGCCTCGAAAAAGCCCTGGTGATAGGGGTGCGGACCGACATCCTGTTTCCGCTCCGGCAACAGCGCCGGATCGCCGAGGGCCTCGGCGCCGACGGTTCCGGAGTCTGGTTCCTGCCCCTCGACTCCCGGGAAGGACATGACGCCTTCCTCGTCGACACCGAGCGCTTCGGACCACCGATCGCGAAGTTCCTGGCGGCGTTGTAG
- the cysK gene encoding cysteine synthase A, translating into MPLYDSILDTIGRTPIVRLNRMAPDHVTVYVKVESFNPGGSVKDRLALSVILDAEAKGLLKPGDTIAECTSGNVGIALAMVAAARGYGFVAVMGDTYSPERRKLIRAYGGKVILFPGSLGSSGGNRIADELAEKHGWFRVNQFDNPANPAYHRETTAGEILGDFAGKRLDYFVTGFGTTGTLTGVGQMLKLARPEVRVIAVEPDNAAVLTGREWNVHRIQGWAPNFVPGVLDESVIDELLTVDEVVGRDTARRLAAEEGMFAGISAGATLATALRVAEDAPDGSVLLAMLPDTGERYLSTFLFEGVNEGSDDEWLASLDAGRDAP; encoded by the coding sequence ATGCCTCTCTACGACAGCATTCTGGACACGATCGGCCGCACGCCCATCGTCAGGCTGAACCGGATGGCGCCCGACCATGTCACGGTCTACGTGAAGGTCGAGTCGTTCAACCCCGGCGGTTCGGTCAAGGACCGCCTCGCGCTCTCCGTCATCCTCGACGCCGAGGCGAAGGGGCTGCTGAAACCCGGTGACACGATCGCGGAATGCACCTCGGGGAACGTCGGGATCGCGCTGGCGATGGTGGCCGCGGCACGCGGCTACGGGTTCGTGGCGGTGATGGGGGACACCTACTCGCCGGAGCGCCGCAAGCTGATCCGCGCCTACGGCGGGAAGGTGATCCTCTTCCCCGGTTCCCTGGGCAGCAGCGGCGGCAACCGGATAGCCGACGAACTGGCGGAGAAGCACGGCTGGTTCCGGGTCAACCAATTCGACAACCCGGCCAATCCCGCGTACCACCGCGAGACCACCGCGGGGGAGATCCTCGGCGATTTCGCCGGGAAGCGGCTGGACTACTTCGTCACCGGCTTCGGCACCACCGGCACCCTCACCGGCGTCGGCCAGATGCTGAAACTCGCTCGCCCCGAAGTGCGCGTCATCGCCGTCGAACCGGACAACGCCGCCGTGCTGACCGGCCGGGAGTGGAACGTGCACCGGATACAGGGGTGGGCCCCGAACTTCGTGCCCGGCGTGCTCGACGAGAGCGTGATCGACGAACTGCTGACCGTCGACGAGGTGGTGGGGCGCGACACCGCGCGCCGGCTCGCCGCCGAGGAGGGGATGTTCGCCGGGATCTCCGCCGGCGCCACCCTGGCGACCGCGCTGCGCGTCGCGGAGGACGCACCGGACGGTTCGGTGCTGCTCGCCATGCTGCCCGACACCGGGGAGCGCTATCTGTCCACCTTCCTGTTCGAAGGGGTGAACGAGGGATCGGACGACGAATGGCTGGCCTCGCTGGACGCGGGCCGCGACGCTCCCTGA